The following are encoded in a window of Nibricoccus aquaticus genomic DNA:
- a CDS encoding sigma-70 family RNA polymerase sigma factor: MAQQQTKTRKYAEADEVETNHASTTALQPVPLDAPPSFLEKNERAAPEAPAKNSGPSERSNLQLYLQEIGKTPLLTIKEEISLARRIRRGDKAARDHMISANLRLVVKIAHDYKDFGLPLLDLISEGNIGLIKAVERFDPRKGGKLSTYAAWWIKQSIKRALANQSKTIRLPVHLVDKISKMRRTAMALTEELGREPTDEELAMELQIPTNKVAHLKSVSVRPTSLDAPIGEDGDSSTFGEIVGDENAISPADSLKERNRNSDLHSMVASLDPREAEIIKLRFGLDGSSELTLEEVGKKFKVTRERVRQLQNLALSKMRKAISANEVQRTVEDIEVEDRERKRMQVIREFIQSKSAAKQQPHG; the protein is encoded by the coding sequence ATGGCTCAGCAACAGACTAAAACCCGCAAGTACGCCGAGGCCGACGAAGTAGAGACGAACCACGCCTCCACCACCGCCCTGCAACCAGTTCCTCTGGATGCACCGCCCTCCTTCTTGGAGAAAAACGAACGCGCCGCTCCCGAAGCGCCCGCCAAAAACTCCGGCCCTTCGGAGCGCAGCAACCTTCAACTCTATCTACAAGAGATTGGGAAGACGCCCCTTCTCACCATCAAGGAGGAAATCTCCCTCGCCCGCCGTATCCGCCGCGGCGATAAGGCCGCCCGCGATCACATGATCTCGGCCAATCTCCGCCTCGTCGTGAAGATCGCCCACGACTATAAAGACTTCGGCCTCCCGCTCCTCGACCTTATCAGCGAGGGCAACATCGGCCTCATCAAAGCCGTCGAACGCTTCGACCCACGCAAGGGCGGCAAGCTCTCCACGTATGCCGCATGGTGGATCAAACAATCCATCAAGCGCGCTCTCGCCAACCAGAGTAAAACCATCCGCCTGCCCGTCCATCTGGTAGACAAAATCTCCAAGATGCGCCGCACCGCGATGGCCCTCACCGAAGAACTCGGCCGCGAACCCACGGACGAAGAATTGGCCATGGAGCTCCAGATCCCGACCAACAAGGTCGCGCATCTGAAGTCCGTCTCCGTCCGCCCGACTTCCCTCGACGCACCCATCGGCGAAGACGGCGACTCGTCCACCTTCGGCGAAATCGTCGGCGACGAAAACGCCATCAGCCCCGCCGACAGCCTCAAGGAACGTAACCGCAACTCCGATCTCCACTCGATGGTCGCCTCCCTCGACCCGCGCGAAGCCGAGATCATCAAGCTGCGCTTCGGTCTCGACGGCTCCAGCGAGCTCACCCTCGAAGAAGTCGGCAAGAAATTCAAAGTCACCCGCGAGCGCGTCCGTCAGCTGCAAAACCTCGCGCTCTCGAAAATGCGCAAGGCGATTTCCGCAAATGAGGTTCAGCGCACCGTCGAGGACATCGAAGTCGAGGACCGCGAGCGCAAACGCATGCAGGTCATCCGCGAGTTCATCCAATCCAAGTCCGCCGCCAAACAACAGCCCCACGGCTGA
- a CDS encoding ABC transporter permease codes for MSQTFARVVFALTAAFFAAFFIWPIFQILKGGFIDADGKLTFEYLRLLLSDPTYLGGLGNAFLLACATTTLALLISLPLAFVSDRFLFPGKGILSSLVLIPMILPPFVGAIGIKQIFGQYGALNALLINLGIQPEGWTYDWFAANQFWGIAVVQALSLYPIIYLNATAALANIDPAMEEAAQNLGCTGFRRFFKITLPLMRPGLFAGGTIVFIWAFTELGVPLIFDYPHVTSVQIFYGLKDIGGNPFPYALVAVMLASTTLLYALGKGLFGRQGHAMMAKATSSGGPRKLPSRRAWLCTALFAGVTFIAVLPHIGVVLVAFSSDWYASVLPKSYTLENFQIALGHDLTVPAIANSLKFASISTFIDIILGIAIAYVVVRTKIAGRQVLDFLAMLPLAVPGLVLAFGYLAMSQEGKFFEFLNPTKDPTILLIIAYSVRRLPYVVRSASAGFEQTSETLEEAAQNLGCPPLKATFKITLPLITANLIAGGLLAFAFAMLEVSDSLILAQKQVFYPITKAILELFQLLGDGKFIASALGVWAMAFLGVTIVGLSLLLGKKLGAIFRV; via the coding sequence ATGTCGCAGACTTTCGCCCGCGTCGTTTTCGCGCTCACCGCCGCCTTCTTCGCCGCCTTCTTCATCTGGCCCATTTTCCAGATCCTCAAGGGCGGCTTCATCGACGCCGACGGCAAACTCACCTTCGAGTATCTCCGCCTCCTCCTCAGCGACCCCACCTACCTCGGCGGCCTCGGCAACGCCTTCCTCCTCGCCTGCGCCACCACCACCCTCGCGCTGCTCATCTCGCTCCCGCTCGCCTTCGTCTCTGACCGTTTCCTCTTCCCCGGTAAAGGCATCCTCAGCTCCCTCGTCCTGATCCCGATGATCCTGCCGCCCTTCGTCGGCGCCATCGGCATCAAACAAATCTTCGGCCAGTACGGCGCGCTCAACGCCCTCCTCATCAACCTCGGCATCCAGCCCGAGGGCTGGACCTACGACTGGTTTGCCGCGAACCAGTTCTGGGGCATCGCCGTCGTCCAGGCCCTCTCGCTGTATCCAATTATCTACCTCAACGCCACCGCCGCCCTCGCCAACATCGATCCCGCGATGGAAGAGGCTGCGCAAAACCTCGGCTGCACCGGCTTCCGCCGCTTCTTCAAAATCACCCTGCCACTTATGCGCCCCGGCCTCTTTGCCGGCGGCACCATCGTCTTCATCTGGGCCTTCACCGAACTCGGCGTCCCGCTGATCTTCGACTACCCCCACGTCACCTCCGTCCAGATTTTCTACGGCCTGAAAGACATCGGCGGAAACCCGTTCCCCTACGCCCTCGTCGCCGTGATGCTAGCCAGCACCACACTGCTCTACGCGCTCGGCAAAGGCCTCTTCGGCCGCCAGGGCCACGCCATGATGGCCAAGGCCACCAGCTCCGGCGGCCCCCGCAAACTCCCCTCGCGCCGCGCCTGGCTCTGCACCGCGCTCTTCGCGGGCGTCACCTTCATCGCCGTCCTTCCCCACATCGGCGTCGTCCTCGTCGCCTTCTCCAGCGACTGGTACGCGAGCGTCCTCCCGAAGAGCTACACCTTGGAAAATTTCCAGATCGCCCTCGGCCACGACCTCACCGTCCCCGCCATCGCCAACAGCCTCAAGTTCGCCAGCATCTCCACGTTCATCGACATCATCCTCGGCATCGCCATCGCCTACGTCGTCGTCCGCACAAAAATCGCCGGACGCCAGGTTCTCGACTTCCTCGCGATGCTCCCCCTCGCCGTCCCCGGCCTCGTTCTCGCCTTCGGTTACCTCGCTATGAGTCAGGAAGGGAAATTCTTCGAATTCCTCAACCCCACCAAAGACCCGACCATCCTCCTCATCATCGCCTACTCCGTCCGACGCCTCCCCTACGTCGTCCGCTCCGCCTCCGCCGGCTTCGAGCAAACCAGCGAGACCCTCGAAGAAGCCGCCCAAAACCTCGGCTGCCCTCCCCTCAAAGCCACCTTCAAGATCACCCTCCCGCTCATCACGGCCAACCTCATCGCCGGTGGACTCCTCGCCTTCGCCTTCGCCATGCTCGAAGTCAGCGACTCGCTCATCCTCGCGCAAAAACAAGTCTTCTACCCGATCACCAAAGCCATCCTCGAACTCTTCCAACTCCTCGGTGACGGCAAATTCATTGCCTCCGCCCTCGGCGTCTGGGCCATGGCGTTCCTCGGTGTCACCATCGTCGGCCTCAGCCTCCTCCTCGGCAAAAAACTCGGCGCCATCTTCCGCGTGTAG
- a CDS encoding EamA family transporter has translation MLYLLAVSIIWAMSFGLVKKLAGLDSAFISAVRLGLALLVFLPFLRPRDLSPRAIVSLIGIGALQFGLMYLAYNESYRHLAAHEVALFTLTTPILVTLLADAFDRTLRPRALTAALLATVSAAFIVIQSATLQTTLTGLGLVQLANLAFALGQILYRRFRTQNPAVRDREIFGFLYIGAFLITLPFVLVRSGLVFPALTTTQITTLLYLGILASGLCFFWWNLGATRVNAGTLAVFNNAKVPLGVACSLLFFGETADLPRLAVGGALLIAAVAVAETKPRPV, from the coding sequence GTGCTCTACCTCCTCGCCGTATCCATTATCTGGGCCATGTCCTTTGGCCTGGTCAAAAAACTCGCCGGACTCGACAGCGCCTTCATCTCCGCCGTCCGCCTCGGCCTCGCCCTCCTCGTCTTCCTGCCCTTCCTCCGCCCGCGCGATCTTTCCCCGCGCGCCATCGTCTCCCTCATCGGCATCGGCGCGCTCCAATTCGGCCTGATGTACCTCGCCTACAACGAAAGCTACCGCCACCTCGCCGCCCACGAAGTCGCCCTCTTCACCCTCACCACGCCCATCCTCGTCACACTGCTGGCCGACGCCTTTGACCGCACCCTCCGCCCCCGCGCCCTCACCGCCGCGCTCCTCGCCACCGTCAGCGCCGCCTTCATCGTCATCCAAAGCGCCACTCTCCAAACCACGCTCACCGGCCTCGGCCTCGTCCAACTCGCCAACCTCGCCTTCGCCCTCGGCCAGATCCTCTACCGTCGTTTCCGCACGCAAAATCCCGCCGTCCGCGACCGCGAGATCTTCGGCTTCCTCTATATCGGCGCATTCCTAATCACGCTGCCCTTCGTGCTCGTCCGCTCCGGCCTCGTTTTCCCTGCGCTCACGACCACGCAAATCACCACGCTCCTCTACCTCGGCATCCTCGCCTCGGGCCTCTGCTTCTTCTGGTGGAATCTCGGCGCCACCCGCGTCAACGCCGGCACCCTCGCCGTCTTCAACAACGCCAAAGTCCCCCTCGGCGTCGCCTGCTCCCTCCTCTTCTTCGGTGAAACCGCCGACCTCCCCCGCCTCGCCGTCGGCGGCGCCCTCCTCATCGCCGCCGTCGCCGTCGCCGAAACCAAACCCCGCCCGGTCTGA
- a CDS encoding zinc-binding dehydrogenase, with amino-acid sequence MNQLSVSEVPAPVAGAGEAVVAIKAAALNHRDVWIKAGQYAGLKFPSIPGSDGAGVVSAVGEGVDASWIGREVIINPSFGWGASNAAQGAEFSILGLPRAGTLAQAVAVPVGQLSAKPEHLSWKEAAALPLAGLTAYRALFTRAGLKEGERVLITGIGGGVALFALQFAVAAGAEVWVTSSSAEKIAQAVKLGAKGGFNYTEKTWTAEALKAAGAFDVIVDSAGGDGFDAVIDVAAPGGRIVFFGATRGNPQLLAMRKVFWRQLTLLGTTMGSPEDWAAMVAFVNAKKIRPVVSALLPIEHAEEAFGLMERGAQFGKIVVTVSA; translated from the coding sequence GTGAATCAGTTGAGCGTATCCGAAGTCCCGGCACCGGTGGCGGGGGCGGGGGAAGCGGTCGTTGCGATCAAGGCGGCGGCGCTCAATCACCGGGATGTGTGGATCAAGGCGGGGCAGTATGCGGGGCTGAAGTTCCCGAGCATCCCGGGATCAGATGGGGCGGGCGTGGTGAGCGCGGTGGGCGAGGGAGTCGATGCGTCGTGGATAGGGCGCGAGGTGATCATCAATCCGAGTTTTGGCTGGGGTGCATCGAACGCGGCGCAGGGGGCGGAGTTTTCGATTCTTGGTTTGCCGCGTGCAGGTACGCTCGCTCAGGCGGTGGCGGTGCCGGTGGGGCAACTGTCGGCGAAGCCGGAGCATCTGTCGTGGAAGGAGGCGGCGGCGTTGCCGCTCGCGGGACTGACGGCTTACCGGGCGTTATTTACGCGGGCAGGGTTGAAGGAGGGCGAGCGCGTATTGATCACGGGGATCGGTGGAGGCGTGGCGTTGTTCGCTTTGCAGTTCGCGGTGGCGGCGGGAGCGGAGGTGTGGGTGACGTCGAGTTCGGCGGAGAAGATCGCGCAGGCAGTGAAGCTGGGGGCGAAGGGGGGATTCAACTACACGGAGAAGACGTGGACGGCGGAGGCGTTGAAGGCGGCCGGAGCGTTTGACGTGATCGTGGACAGCGCGGGTGGGGATGGTTTCGACGCGGTGATCGATGTGGCGGCACCGGGCGGGCGGATCGTTTTCTTCGGGGCGACGCGGGGGAATCCGCAGCTGCTGGCGATGCGGAAGGTTTTCTGGCGTCAGCTGACGTTGCTCGGGACGACGATGGGGAGTCCTGAGGATTGGGCGGCGATGGTGGCGTTTGTGAACGCGAAGAAGATCAGGCCGGTGGTGAGCGCGCTGCTGCCGATCGAGCACGCGGAGGAGGCGTTTGGGCTGATGGAGCGCGGGGCGCAGTTTGGGAAGATTGTGGTGACGGTCTCTGCGTGA
- a CDS encoding zinc metallopeptidase: MTTLLAFVYLPMWLVWVLLGATFIFGLYAQMKVSSAYNKNVQIPSRGRITGREAAEAVMHRAGISDVTIEETGGHLTDHYDPTNRRLVLSSENYRGTSLAALGVAAHEAGHAIQHKVGYSMLKTRMALVPITQISSQILPFVMMGGLFFGGFRNNMILDIGILCYAVLTVFHFVTLPVEFDASRRANVELAGLGIVERDEIPGVKETLNAAALTYVAAFLSSLINLLYLLSMRRSDD, encoded by the coding sequence ATGACTACACTTCTCGCCTTCGTTTATCTCCCTATGTGGCTGGTTTGGGTTCTGCTCGGAGCCACGTTTATTTTTGGGCTGTACGCGCAGATGAAGGTTTCGAGCGCCTATAACAAGAATGTCCAGATACCGTCTCGTGGCAGAATCACGGGGCGCGAGGCGGCTGAGGCGGTGATGCATCGCGCGGGCATTTCCGATGTGACGATCGAAGAAACGGGCGGGCATCTGACGGACCATTACGATCCGACCAATCGTCGCCTGGTGCTGTCGTCTGAAAACTATCGGGGCACCAGTCTGGCGGCGCTTGGCGTGGCGGCTCACGAAGCGGGCCATGCGATCCAGCACAAGGTGGGTTACTCGATGTTGAAAACGCGCATGGCGCTCGTGCCGATCACGCAGATTTCGTCGCAGATCCTGCCGTTCGTGATGATGGGCGGTCTCTTTTTCGGAGGCTTCCGCAACAACATGATCCTGGACATCGGCATCCTGTGCTACGCGGTGCTCACGGTGTTTCATTTTGTGACCTTGCCGGTGGAGTTCGATGCGAGCCGTCGTGCGAATGTAGAGCTGGCAGGGCTCGGGATCGTCGAGCGCGATGAAATACCGGGTGTCAAAGAGACGTTGAATGCGGCGGCGCTGACGTATGTGGCGGCGTTCCTTTCTTCGCTGATCAATCTTCTGTATCTGTTGTCTATGCGTCGCAGCGACGATTGA
- a CDS encoding M3 family metallopeptidase, whose translation MANPFLQTDFEIRWSQLTPEHIALAIEQALTDAQTAIDEIAGRDVKTVTFENTFLALEKSTERLNQAWGKVTHLQLVADSPALRDAHNAMLPKVSAFFARIPLNAALWERLRAFWNTAAADELSPVRRRYLEETVADFRQQGADLAQEKRARFEALQSELAQVTQKYAENVLDATNAWELIVEDEARLAGLPEHAKAAAQRSAEAKGKAAWRFTLHMPSQEPFMTYLEDAELRREMWTAAVAVGGKAPHDNSPLVLRILALRTEKAAMLGKANFADLTLERRMAKSAATALAFVEDMGVRAKTAFAHECLELEEFKARSLGTSAGRLAPWEIGYWAEKLRKVRYDFDEEQLRPFFPMDRVIGGLFELAKRVFGLAIVERTDGSAEVWHPEVKFYDMRDDGGRHVGSFYADWHPRESKRGGAWMDSFITGGPRPDGSRAPHLGLMCGNMTPPVGDKPALLTHREVQTIFHEFGHLIHHLLGEVEIKALNGVNVAWDFVELPSQILENWCWERESLDLFARHHETGAAIPEEMFTKMVAARNFRSACAVMRQTAFGKMDLLLHAKPELTAGLTGDVESVARAAIAECLIPTEPASPTIVKRFTHLFSNPVGYAAGYYSYKWAEVLDADAFTRFKKEGVFSRKVGAAFVEHILSKGNSADPAELFRAFMGRDPELTALLKRCGLAA comes from the coding sequence ATGGCTAATCCGTTTCTCCAAACCGATTTTGAAATCCGCTGGTCGCAACTGACGCCCGAGCACATCGCTCTGGCGATCGAGCAGGCGCTGACGGACGCGCAGACGGCGATCGATGAAATCGCCGGGCGCGATGTGAAGACGGTGACGTTTGAGAACACGTTTCTGGCGTTGGAGAAATCGACGGAGCGGCTGAATCAGGCGTGGGGGAAGGTGACGCATTTGCAGCTGGTGGCGGACTCGCCGGCGCTGCGTGACGCGCACAATGCGATGTTGCCGAAGGTGTCGGCTTTCTTCGCGCGCATTCCATTGAACGCAGCGTTGTGGGAACGGTTGAGGGCGTTTTGGAACACGGCGGCGGCGGATGAGTTGAGTCCGGTGCGGCGGCGTTATCTGGAGGAGACAGTGGCGGATTTTCGGCAGCAGGGCGCGGATCTGGCGCAGGAGAAACGGGCGCGGTTCGAGGCGTTGCAGAGCGAACTGGCGCAGGTGACGCAGAAGTATGCGGAGAACGTGTTGGATGCGACGAATGCGTGGGAGCTGATCGTCGAAGACGAGGCGCGGCTGGCGGGTTTGCCGGAGCACGCGAAGGCGGCGGCGCAGCGGAGTGCGGAGGCGAAAGGGAAGGCCGCGTGGCGGTTCACGCTGCACATGCCGTCGCAGGAGCCGTTCATGACTTATCTCGAAGACGCGGAGTTGCGGCGCGAGATGTGGACGGCGGCGGTCGCGGTGGGCGGGAAAGCCCCGCACGATAATTCACCGCTGGTGCTGCGCATCCTGGCGTTGCGGACGGAGAAGGCGGCGATGCTGGGGAAGGCGAATTTTGCGGATCTTACGCTTGAACGGCGCATGGCGAAGTCGGCGGCGACGGCGCTGGCGTTTGTGGAAGACATGGGCGTGCGGGCGAAGACCGCGTTCGCGCATGAGTGTCTGGAGCTGGAGGAATTCAAGGCGCGGAGTCTGGGGACGTCGGCCGGGCGGCTGGCGCCGTGGGAAATCGGATACTGGGCGGAGAAGTTGCGGAAGGTGCGGTACGATTTCGACGAGGAGCAGCTGCGGCCGTTTTTCCCGATGGATCGGGTGATCGGCGGGTTATTCGAGCTGGCGAAGCGGGTGTTTGGCTTGGCGATTGTCGAGCGGACGGATGGCTCGGCGGAGGTGTGGCATCCTGAAGTGAAGTTTTATGACATGCGCGATGATGGCGGGCGGCATGTCGGATCGTTTTATGCCGACTGGCATCCGCGTGAGTCGAAGCGGGGTGGGGCGTGGATGGATTCTTTTATCACGGGTGGACCGCGCCCGGATGGTTCACGCGCGCCGCATTTGGGATTGATGTGTGGCAACATGACGCCGCCGGTGGGCGACAAACCGGCGCTGCTCACGCATCGCGAGGTTCAGACGATTTTTCACGAGTTCGGTCATTTGATTCATCACTTGCTGGGTGAAGTGGAGATCAAGGCGCTGAATGGCGTGAATGTGGCGTGGGACTTTGTGGAGCTGCCGTCGCAGATCCTGGAGAACTGGTGTTGGGAGCGGGAGAGTCTGGATTTGTTCGCACGGCATCATGAGACGGGCGCAGCGATTCCGGAGGAGATGTTCACGAAGATGGTGGCGGCGCGGAATTTCCGGTCGGCGTGTGCGGTGATGCGGCAGACGGCGTTTGGGAAAATGGATTTGTTGCTGCATGCGAAGCCGGAGCTGACGGCGGGATTGACAGGCGATGTGGAGAGCGTGGCGCGGGCAGCAATCGCGGAGTGTCTGATCCCGACGGAGCCGGCGTCGCCGACGATCGTGAAGCGGTTTACGCATTTGTTCTCCAATCCGGTGGGCTATGCGGCGGGTTACTATTCGTACAAGTGGGCGGAGGTGCTCGATGCGGATGCGTTCACGCGGTTCAAGAAGGAAGGCGTGTTCAGCCGGAAGGTGGGCGCGGCGTTCGTTGAACACATTTTGAGCAAGGGGAACTCGGCCGATCCGGCGGAGTTGTTCCGGGCATTCATGGGACGCGATCCGGAGCTGACGGCGTTGTTGAAGCGGTGCGGGTTGGCGGCGTGA
- a CDS encoding TonB-dependent receptor domain-containing protein has translation MNVSAFVTASLMLGAATTVVVAQSTPVELPQLSVYSPRVALQEPLGTFAMPVSALRFEPLVDVQSRNMAEGQADIAIRGGIFENTGFKVGALSLYDPQTGHYFAEIPVAPAMLTAPEILVGAENAVRGWNANAGTVAYQWKPVRTGGQVTAAVGEFATRRGELYQGWKSGVTFAGRTLAVDGAFAHSRSDGALRFSEHEFTRYNARVQLAGEQGQTDLFYGYQSKFFGWPNLYTPFANVFETENLQTNLVVLNHREELGDGDFVAVGGYYRRNKDHYVFNRGDAGAFNPAFGAAPGPSYHTTWVYSAGAEARITTGEVHWNSVVTFVDDELKSSSLTFGNYRWREHVKLAVVPERSWAMAEGRVLNVKAGAAYDDTDRNGAEVSPVAQITLDRVAPGVGIEAVYVSFAKSSQTPTYTALNSRASAGLFRGNPNLGRETAKNFEVGARGAFGGWSVTTAVFHRSDDQLVDWIYSTSLPNARTASAVDIATTGFEAVARYASKRADLVFGYTGLTKDADYGSMAVNASFYALNFPKHRLTAAAVVRLGAGWEVRMDNEARIQEENALRKSDDEAVISSAGVYFSPAFVKGLRLSVEVENLWDSEFQEVPAVPASPRQVSAGVSYAW, from the coding sequence ATGAACGTTTCCGCTTTTGTTACTGCTTCGTTGATGTTGGGTGCTGCGACCACGGTGGTGGTTGCGCAGAGCACGCCGGTCGAGCTGCCGCAGCTCTCGGTTTATTCGCCGCGTGTAGCGTTGCAGGAGCCGCTGGGGACGTTTGCGATGCCGGTGTCGGCGTTGCGGTTCGAGCCGTTGGTGGATGTGCAGTCGCGGAACATGGCCGAGGGGCAGGCGGACATCGCTATCCGCGGGGGGATTTTTGAGAACACGGGATTCAAGGTGGGCGCGCTGTCGCTGTACGATCCGCAGACGGGGCATTATTTCGCGGAGATTCCGGTGGCTCCGGCGATGTTGACGGCGCCGGAAATTTTGGTGGGCGCGGAGAATGCGGTGCGCGGGTGGAATGCGAACGCGGGTACGGTGGCTTATCAGTGGAAGCCGGTGCGGACGGGCGGGCAGGTGACGGCGGCGGTGGGGGAGTTCGCGACGAGGCGGGGAGAACTTTATCAAGGTTGGAAAAGCGGCGTGACGTTCGCGGGGCGCACGCTGGCGGTGGATGGGGCGTTCGCGCACTCGCGCTCGGACGGGGCGCTGCGGTTCAGCGAGCATGAGTTCACGCGGTACAACGCGCGCGTGCAGCTGGCGGGCGAGCAGGGGCAGACGGATTTGTTTTACGGATACCAATCAAAGTTCTTTGGCTGGCCGAATCTATACACGCCGTTTGCGAATGTGTTCGAGACGGAGAATCTCCAGACGAATCTGGTGGTGCTGAATCACCGCGAGGAGCTGGGTGACGGAGACTTTGTGGCGGTGGGCGGGTACTACCGGCGGAATAAGGATCACTATGTTTTCAATCGTGGAGACGCTGGCGCGTTTAATCCGGCGTTCGGAGCGGCACCGGGACCGTCGTATCATACAACCTGGGTTTACTCGGCCGGGGCGGAGGCGCGGATCACGACCGGGGAAGTTCACTGGAACTCGGTGGTGACGTTTGTGGATGACGAGCTGAAGTCGTCGTCACTGACGTTTGGGAATTACCGGTGGCGCGAGCATGTGAAGCTGGCGGTTGTGCCGGAGCGTTCGTGGGCGATGGCGGAAGGGCGCGTTTTGAATGTGAAGGCCGGCGCGGCTTACGATGACACGGACAGGAATGGCGCGGAGGTTTCTCCTGTGGCGCAGATCACGCTGGATCGTGTGGCGCCGGGTGTGGGAATCGAGGCGGTGTATGTGTCGTTTGCGAAGAGTTCGCAGACGCCGACGTACACGGCGTTGAATTCGCGGGCGTCGGCGGGATTGTTTCGCGGCAATCCGAATCTGGGGCGGGAGACGGCGAAGAATTTCGAGGTCGGCGCACGGGGGGCGTTTGGCGGCTGGAGCGTGACGACGGCGGTTTTCCACCGGAGCGATGACCAACTGGTGGACTGGATTTACAGCACGAGCCTGCCGAATGCGCGCACGGCAAGTGCGGTGGATATTGCGACGACGGGGTTCGAGGCGGTGGCGCGCTACGCGAGCAAGCGGGCCGATCTGGTTTTCGGATACACGGGGCTGACGAAGGATGCGGATTATGGGTCGATGGCGGTGAATGCGAGTTTCTATGCGCTGAATTTCCCGAAGCATCGGCTTACGGCTGCGGCGGTGGTGCGGCTGGGCGCGGGTTGGGAAGTGCGCATGGATAATGAGGCGCGCATCCAGGAAGAGAATGCGCTGCGGAAGTCGGACGACGAAGCGGTGATCAGCTCGGCGGGGGTCTATTTTTCGCCAGCGTTCGTGAAAGGTCTGCGGCTCTCAGTCGAGGTGGAGAATCTGTGGGACTCGGAGTTTCAGGAAGTGCCGGCAGTGCCTGCTTCGCCGCGACAAGTGTCGGCGGGTGTGAGCTACGCGTGGTAA
- a CDS encoding ferredoxin has product MANKADKWEPNVPGKFFVDQQCIDCDLCRETAPAFFTRHDEGGYSFVHKQPTTEEDVSLCMEALEGCPVEAIGNDGDE; this is encoded by the coding sequence ATGGCAAACAAAGCAGACAAATGGGAACCGAACGTTCCGGGTAAGTTTTTTGTCGATCAGCAGTGCATCGACTGTGACCTGTGCCGCGAGACGGCACCGGCCTTCTTTACCCGGCATGACGAGGGAGGCTACTCCTTCGTGCATAAGCAGCCTACGACGGAAGAGGACGTTTCGCTGTGTATGGAAGCGCTGGAAGGCTGCCCGGTCGAAGCGATCGGCAACGATGGCGACGAGTAA
- a CDS encoding rhomboid family intramembrane serine protease, with protein sequence MLSDRSYMRDSYGRTTTSTLTWMLCALTAGFLIQTVFERALGSPHFNQFTALSLGGLQRIWLWTFVTYPLLHSNVLHWLASLVTLFFLGRELLPLMGERRFAWFSAFSAVCGGLVWLLVPHGSGGALIGATPIVCALLMLFACLHPNRALPFLFFFMPVTVRPKHLAWAVAGISALGLAVSEIPGDRFNLGIAHSAHLGGMLAALLYYRFVHLREWRTPDGRADIELPRWLSKTAKVAPAAEPAKYTVNVTAPTRESLKAEVDRILDKINSEGLAALTAQEKRLLDDARNQISRR encoded by the coding sequence ATGCTTTCAGACCGGTCCTACATGCGCGACAGCTACGGGCGCACCACCACATCCACACTCACCTGGATGCTGTGCGCATTGACCGCCGGCTTCCTCATTCAAACCGTTTTTGAGCGCGCTCTCGGGTCTCCCCATTTCAACCAGTTCACCGCGCTATCCCTCGGCGGCCTGCAACGCATCTGGCTCTGGACCTTTGTCACGTATCCGCTCCTTCACAGCAACGTCCTGCACTGGCTCGCCAGTCTCGTGACCCTCTTTTTCCTCGGCCGCGAACTCCTCCCACTCATGGGCGAACGCCGCTTCGCGTGGTTCAGTGCGTTCTCCGCTGTCTGCGGCGGACTCGTCTGGTTGCTCGTCCCGCACGGCAGCGGCGGCGCCCTCATCGGTGCCACCCCAATTGTCTGCGCGCTCCTCATGCTGTTCGCCTGCCTGCACCCGAACCGCGCCCTGCCGTTCCTGTTTTTCTTCATGCCCGTCACCGTCAGGCCCAAGCACCTCGCCTGGGCCGTGGCAGGTATCTCCGCCCTCGGACTCGCCGTGAGCGAAATCCCCGGCGACCGCTTCAATCTCGGCATCGCCCACTCCGCCCACCTCGGCGGCATGTTGGCCGCACTGCTTTATTATCGCTTCGTCCACCTCCGCGAATGGCGCACACCCGACGGCCGCGCCGACATCGAGCTCCCCCGCTGGCTCTCAAAAACCGCCAAAGTCGCCCCCGCCGCCGAGCCTGCTAAATACACTGTCAACGTCACCGCGCCCACCCGTGAAAGCCTCAAAGCCGAGGTCGATCGCATTCTCGATAAAATAAATTCCGAAGGCCTCGCCGCTCTCACTGCCCAGGAAAAGCGTCTTCTCGACGACGCGCGCAACCAGATCAGCCGCCGTTGA